The Akkermansia sp. N21116 genome includes a region encoding these proteins:
- the menD gene encoding 2-succinyl-5-enolpyruvyl-6-hydroxy-3-cyclohexene-1-carboxylic-acid synthase, producing MRSFIAQCCVAGITEWVVCPGARNTALLQTLSTCPGLTVWTHFDERSASFFALGRIQDTGLPVAVITTSGTAVAELYPAIVEAYYQARPLLLITADRPADFRGSGAPQAIEQAEMFGIYAPTVDIEKPEDISESLVEDTWDYRSPLHINICLPEPDLHPSARVEEFYPAPPPEIEYPRPALADLATALRTRGDRGMALLIGGLDPDEQDAVLWLARELKAPVLADATSGLREHLDELCLRDGDAVLRATPPPLVLRLGDVPVGRFWRDLEDLPGTDVFSITRTGFSGLARPSSVICGNIDAVIQALGDIDAASDGMNLLRESRKRESLIEEAINACETSEPALIRAISQYACLADSVFLGNSNAIRLWNAYAQHRIPTSNVRANRGANGIDGEVSTFLGNSACMKESWAVMGDLTVLYDANAPLLLPQLDPGRRILVVLNNRGGGIFRRLPGGNALSPAMERMLIQPQSVSFQHVASLWDAAYIRINSADEIGLLDELPETGFAIVELAPEHSQTEAFYRMLGR from the coding sequence ATGCGTTCCTTCATCGCCCAATGCTGCGTAGCCGGTATCACCGAATGGGTTGTGTGCCCCGGGGCACGCAACACGGCCCTGCTGCAAACCCTTTCCACATGTCCCGGACTAACGGTCTGGACCCACTTCGACGAACGATCCGCCTCTTTCTTTGCTCTGGGCCGCATTCAGGACACAGGGTTGCCCGTAGCCGTCATCACGACTTCCGGCACAGCCGTTGCCGAACTCTATCCCGCTATTGTAGAAGCCTACTACCAAGCCCGCCCCCTGCTCCTCATCACGGCGGACCGCCCCGCCGACTTCCGGGGCTCCGGAGCACCCCAGGCCATCGAACAAGCGGAAATGTTCGGTATTTACGCCCCTACGGTCGACATTGAAAAACCGGAGGATATCTCCGAATCGCTGGTAGAAGACACATGGGACTACCGAAGCCCCCTCCACATCAACATCTGCCTACCCGAACCCGACCTCCATCCTTCCGCCCGCGTCGAAGAATTTTATCCGGCTCCTCCTCCGGAAATCGAATACCCCCGGCCGGCTCTGGCAGACCTTGCCACCGCACTCCGTACCCGGGGAGATCGTGGCATGGCCCTTCTGATCGGCGGACTCGACCCGGACGAACAGGATGCCGTCCTCTGGCTTGCCCGCGAACTGAAAGCCCCCGTCCTCGCGGATGCCACCTCCGGCCTCCGCGAACACTTGGATGAACTCTGCCTCCGGGATGGAGACGCCGTCCTGCGCGCCACCCCTCCCCCTCTCGTACTACGCCTTGGAGATGTCCCCGTCGGCCGGTTTTGGCGCGACCTGGAGGATCTGCCCGGAACCGATGTCTTCTCGATCACTCGCACGGGATTCTCCGGCCTTGCCCGTCCCTCATCCGTCATCTGCGGCAACATTGATGCCGTCATCCAGGCGCTGGGAGACATCGATGCCGCCAGTGACGGCATGAACTTGCTTCGCGAATCCCGGAAACGCGAATCCCTCATCGAAGAGGCCATCAATGCCTGCGAGACCTCGGAACCCGCCCTCATCCGTGCCATTTCCCAATATGCCTGCCTGGCCGATTCCGTTTTCCTGGGCAACTCCAACGCCATCCGGCTCTGGAACGCCTACGCCCAGCATCGCATCCCGACCTCCAATGTCCGGGCCAACCGCGGGGCAAACGGAATTGACGGCGAAGTGTCCACCTTCCTTGGCAACTCTGCCTGCATGAAAGAAAGCTGGGCCGTCATGGGCGACCTGACCGTCCTTTACGATGCCAATGCTCCTCTCCTGCTTCCGCAACTCGACCCCGGGAGGAGAATACTCGTCGTCCTCAATAACCGTGGAGGAGGAATCTTCCGGCGCCTCCCAGGAGGAAACGCCCTCAGTCCCGCCATGGAGCGCATGCTTATCCAGCCCCAGTCCGTTTCCTTCCAACACGTCGCCTCCCTCTGGGATGCCGCTTACATCCGCATCAACTCGGCGGATGAAATCGGCTTGCTCGACGAACTGCCCGAAACCGGATTCGCCATCGTCGAACTTGCCCCGGAACACTCCCAGACGGAAGCATTCTACCGCATGCTCGGACGATAA
- a CDS encoding DUF4329 domain-containing protein — MRLVYYNYRHLNPLDGRWVNRDPIGENGDINLYKFVNNSLILYIDYLGLYSNQSSAARAAIQKWSQDSINNDQEYCGLICKRKGKSVYIYTEAPGNINSCILHDAPCPKCYLEIAYWHTHGAFIDNDGDGLDDREYETEEFSNADFNYANFYDIDGYLGTPLGKVLMYNHNNDNVIPKKNWN; from the coding sequence TTGAGATTGGTGTATTACAATTATAGGCACCTGAATCCTTTGGATGGAAGGTGGGTGAATAGAGATCCTATAGGAGAAAATGGGGATATTAATCTTTATAAATTTGTCAATAATTCTCTTATTTTATACATAGATTATTTGGGGCTTTATTCTAATCAGTCATCCGCAGCGAGAGCCGCCATACAGAAGTGGTCTCAAGATTCGATTAATAATGACCAAGAATATTGTGGATTGATATGCAAAAGAAAAGGGAAATCCGTATATATATATACTGAAGCTCCAGGAAACATTAATTCTTGTATTCTCCATGACGCGCCATGTCCTAAATGCTATCTTGAAATCGCGTATTGGCACACGCATGGGGCTTTCATAGACAATGATGGAGATGGTCTAGATGATAGGGAATATGAGACTGAAGAATTTTCAAATGCAGACTTCAACTATGCAAACTTTTATGACATAGATGGATATCTTGGCACGCCATTAGGAAAGGTCTTAATGTATAATCACAACAATGATAATGTAATTCCTAAAAAAAATTGGAATTAA
- a CDS encoding phosphatidylserine decarboxylase, producing the protein MTNPHASKPIIYKDRYTGKEIREQVMAEAALRWIYGTTTGKIALHGLIKRAIFSRLLGYMKNRPSSRKDIKPFIAEYGIPMEESILQAHEFGSFNEFFYRRLKPQARPVHPSSDTAVFPADGRHMGWQCAADMRGVFIKGQSFDLPALLGSRSLGEQYAEGSVILSRLCPTDYHRFHFPTDGIPGKARTIPGPLASVSPYCLRCRLSWLWTNKRVLTLVQSAEWGQVAILEVGATGVGGIKQTYIPGEPVRKGDDKGYFYFGGSTVMTFFEPGRIRLADDLLETSSRHMELFARQGDIMGFVTSY; encoded by the coding sequence ATGACGAATCCACATGCCAGCAAGCCCATTATCTATAAAGACAGGTACACCGGCAAAGAAATCCGGGAACAAGTCATGGCGGAAGCCGCCCTACGCTGGATCTATGGAACCACGACCGGCAAAATCGCCCTGCACGGTCTCATTAAGAGAGCCATCTTCTCCCGTCTTCTGGGCTATATGAAAAATCGTCCCTCCAGCAGGAAGGACATCAAACCGTTCATCGCCGAATACGGCATTCCCATGGAGGAATCTATCCTCCAGGCACACGAATTCGGCTCTTTCAACGAATTTTTCTACCGTCGTCTCAAACCCCAGGCCCGCCCCGTCCATCCCAGCTCGGACACTGCCGTCTTCCCCGCCGACGGCCGTCACATGGGCTGGCAATGTGCCGCCGACATGCGCGGAGTCTTCATCAAGGGACAAAGCTTCGACCTTCCGGCCCTTCTCGGCAGCCGGTCTCTCGGGGAACAATATGCCGAAGGCTCCGTCATCCTCTCCCGCCTGTGTCCGACAGACTATCACCGATTCCACTTCCCCACGGACGGAATCCCCGGGAAAGCCCGCACCATCCCCGGTCCTCTCGCCAGTGTCTCCCCATACTGTCTGCGCTGCCGCCTCTCCTGGCTTTGGACCAACAAACGAGTCCTCACCCTCGTACAAAGCGCCGAATGGGGCCAAGTAGCTATCCTCGAAGTAGGAGCTACCGGCGTCGGAGGCATCAAGCAAACCTATATTCCCGGAGAACCCGTCCGCAAAGGAGATGATAAAGGCTATTTCTACTTCGGAGGTTCCACCGTCATGACGTTCTTCGAACCGGGGCGCATCCGCCTCGCCGACGACCTCCTCGAAACCTCCTCCCGCCACATGGAACTCTTTGCCCGGCAAGGCGACATCATGGGCTTTGTGACTTCCTACTAA
- a CDS encoding RHS repeat-associated core domain-containing protein, translating to MTPSNFSPSDASSEKEPLFITIKPIYYEFTEIGDSEHYFSVSTNALHFRIAREDVGTYPWAVPLYYSSEECPGGRIPVICGLNEGPDRSGEWIIQAFDDEADFNTERAVRGRCFISQDGSSSSSSSSSSSSGGGPGSSSSSSSGSSGSSSSSSSSSSGSSSSSSSSESSGSSSSGSSSSESSGSSSSGSSSSESSGSSSSGSSSESSGSSSSSSSSESSGSSSSGSSSSESSCSSSSGSSSESSGSSSSGSSSSESSGSSSSGSSSESSSSSSSGSSSSESSSSSSSGSSSESSSSSSSGSSSESSSSSSSGSSSSESSSSSSSSSSSSSSSSSESSSSSSSSSSSSSSSSSDPPPDDDDCQPCDCDDEDCEDGDGDTGQTLPIEDGDEPDNCESSGKVGGTPNPSNPSSFRAGRSSEPDAPAIPFRFDSQMEWTASFDAFSRQVTIFKASGRCLYYKAAPQSDRAERQGISRRDTSLVQLLNSDLTPCTNDNPAYLCQVMADGSKRRFSAETGKVVSTTTSSGAVVTADEYAERLQVTRDTDGEVTSIWSSTQGLFLLERSFNKLVINHYPANQVTGDARTGRSASGTPFKTYSYECWQDGSAKMMKIINQRAGQPATQVLRRVEDGLVTVTTGEGDDRIIKTFARNYLPGGMWEEIRTVRGIDDVAPVSCVRTVKKNSAGGWLTVSRTEGYGSSASRTTTWIHNAQFRPSLEIKSDGGYTRYEYDEQGRVVLEASPWSSGSDEKVIRTTYANLRFNDCRPLLTVELIRSEDGKETELSRKSYSYSDSPQVNRTTVTQTGLGVTGPRVSIRETYGELAACSYACGHVKLEQDHNGVQRRYSYERALQYGAVWKETMETAVNGQVVSGRSERRVRYIAANGDTIREENYVFVATGWKLKATADYEYDFEHNVTRKTLGNGRESTAEWMCCGPLRKIDEDGVMTSYGYNTARQLIETIRAATETTPETIVSYMRDAAGRIREERRDVGAMTTRKARSYDGIGRVIYSTDALGRVTTWTYNEAQRTTTRTAPSGATLITITNPDGTPWEESGTGQRNIRYGYEVVADGIRTTVSAKTSGGQWVAVSRTTRNGLGETIREERADTQGGWIVTEHSYNALGQLVRSRTGQMAPTLYEYDVMGEVSKRTLALEDVPTPQNSRVEQTSRAYESRADGVYDSISTTTYNQNGDPLVETVSKLVSSLSPTLESRKETKDIYGKITEEWSEYAAPTQRMQYLKIPTSTLVACSVVVDGWIRQATDNVGIETSQSRSYTMTGMTISRTDGRGNTTVTEADLDGRTIKVTDAAGAVTVTGYDERFDLPSCITNALGNTTYYAYDIRGRKTSEYGTAIKPAVFGYDEMDHMIRLTTFRVPGSVITTDPSSRTDGDTTSWTYDEATGLQLKKTYADNSQLVYTYDAMNRQSTHTLARGIVITYTYDPLTGDMTGISYSDETSSRTFVYNNLGLLVEIWTGNEINCEIKVYNEYNQLSLENYFLGEDESYHICAYDEWGRIVSDNLQITRSGSENISIYETKISYNELGQLSRYIYNPGQENERAFQFNYLAGSQYVSSINFPDPLSLEYAYEVSRDILSGIQCRNTADDNVICSRAQSYDLLGRPTGRTQIREGVTRNDTFGYNSLNELSSANLGGNLFNYAYDNIGNRKSSDEFEETTSYLSNNLNQYTSIGKEEEPVFIPTYDADGNQTRIRTTTGIWNVVYNAENRPVRFSSSDGTLVIECTYDYMGRRTHKILKRNGKLEFDEMYHYNGYLQTAAIRGTEIQHVILWNPTETVATRPLAQIRNGNFYYAVHDFVKNITEWITETGSIEASFDYTPYGAIMNETGDLTLGYIGFSSEVMDRELELVYYNYRHLNPMDGRWTSRDPLGIMDGSFYEYVFSKNNCMNHFDFLGLLDCDGSNVGKMELTKASLIFIMMNEKEHSIEGEAEDSAKDIMGKIAENPKEDIKMPTMSLAGSIKLPVKIMGAMATASSGGVALRSVKAEMEIERCCCEKGKNVKKKFKGSKKVDMGTGSMGFIDILTQTMMDAMLGAANQIHEKIKNECDK from the coding sequence CGTCGAGCGGTTCGAGTTCGTCTAGCAGCAGTAGTGAATCGAGTGGTTCGAGCTCGTCCGGTAGCAGCAGCAGTGAATCGAGTGGTTCGAGTTCGTCCGGTAGCAGCAGCAGTGAATCGAGCGGTTCGAGTTCGTCCGGTAGCAGCAGTGAATCGAGCGGTTCGAGTTCGTCCAGTAGCAGCAGTGAATCGAGCGGTTCGAGCTCGTCCGGTAGCAGCAGTAGTGAATCGAGCTGTTCTAGTTCGTCCGGTAGCAGCAGTGAATCGAGCGGTTCGAGCTCGTCCGGTAGCAGCAGTAGTGAGTCGAGCGGTTCGAGTTCGTCCGGTAGTAGTAGTGAATCAAGCAGTTCGAGCTCGTCCGGTAGCAGCAGTAGTGAATCGAGCAGTTCGAGTTCGTCCGGTAGTAGTAGTGAATCGAGCAGTTCGAGTTCGTCCGGTAGTAGTAGTGAATCAAGCAGTTCGAGCTCGTCCGGTAGCAGCAGTAGTGAATCGAGCAGTTCGAGTTCGTCGAGTAGTTCGAGCTCTTCATCAAGTAGCAGCGAGTCCAGCAGCTCCAGTTCGTCGTCAAGCAGCAGTAGTTCTTCTTCCTCAAGTGATCCTCCTCCGGATGACGATGACTGTCAGCCATGCGATTGTGATGATGAGGATTGTGAAGATGGTGATGGCGATACGGGGCAGACTCTCCCCATTGAAGACGGTGATGAGCCGGATAATTGCGAAAGTTCCGGCAAGGTTGGCGGGACTCCCAACCCATCCAATCCTTCTTCTTTCAGGGCGGGACGCAGTTCTGAACCGGATGCTCCTGCCATTCCTTTCCGTTTTGACAGTCAGATGGAATGGACGGCGAGTTTTGATGCCTTTTCCCGTCAGGTAACGATTTTCAAGGCTTCCGGTCGTTGCCTGTACTACAAGGCTGCTCCTCAGTCCGACCGGGCGGAACGCCAGGGAATTTCCCGTCGGGATACTTCGCTCGTCCAGCTTCTCAACAGCGATCTGACACCCTGCACGAATGATAACCCTGCTTATCTTTGCCAGGTGATGGCAGATGGTTCCAAACGCCGTTTTTCCGCGGAAACAGGCAAGGTGGTCTCCACCACGACGAGTTCCGGAGCGGTTGTCACGGCAGATGAATACGCCGAACGGCTTCAGGTGACGCGCGATACCGACGGAGAAGTCACTTCCATCTGGAGTTCCACGCAGGGGTTGTTCCTGCTGGAACGCAGTTTCAACAAGCTTGTCATCAACCACTATCCCGCGAATCAGGTTACCGGCGATGCCCGTACGGGGCGTTCGGCGTCCGGCACTCCATTCAAGACCTATTCCTATGAGTGCTGGCAGGATGGCTCCGCCAAAATGATGAAAATCATCAATCAGCGCGCGGGGCAACCGGCGACGCAAGTGCTTCGCCGAGTTGAGGATGGCCTGGTGACGGTTACGACAGGAGAGGGAGATGATCGCATCATCAAGACCTTTGCCCGCAATTACCTTCCAGGCGGCATGTGGGAAGAGATCAGAACTGTCCGCGGCATCGACGATGTGGCTCCTGTTTCCTGTGTCCGTACGGTGAAGAAGAATTCCGCCGGAGGCTGGCTGACGGTCAGCCGGACGGAGGGCTATGGCTCGTCCGCTTCCAGGACGACGACATGGATCCACAATGCACAATTCCGCCCTTCACTGGAAATCAAATCCGATGGAGGCTACACGCGCTACGAGTACGATGAGCAGGGGCGGGTTGTTTTGGAAGCCTCTCCATGGAGTTCTGGCTCTGACGAGAAGGTGATTCGGACGACGTATGCGAATCTGCGCTTCAATGACTGCCGCCCCTTGTTGACGGTTGAATTGATTCGTTCGGAAGATGGAAAAGAAACGGAATTGTCCCGCAAGTCATACAGTTATAGCGACTCTCCGCAAGTGAACCGCACGACGGTGACTCAAACGGGGCTGGGGGTGACTGGTCCCCGCGTCTCAATTCGCGAGACCTATGGAGAATTGGCGGCGTGTTCCTATGCTTGCGGACATGTGAAGCTGGAGCAGGATCACAATGGTGTTCAAAGGCGTTACTCATACGAACGCGCCTTGCAATACGGGGCTGTTTGGAAGGAAACGATGGAAACGGCTGTCAATGGGCAAGTTGTTTCCGGACGCAGCGAACGCAGAGTCCGCTATATTGCCGCCAATGGGGATACCATTCGTGAAGAAAATTATGTGTTTGTTGCAACGGGCTGGAAGCTCAAGGCGACAGCCGATTACGAGTATGATTTCGAACACAATGTAACGCGAAAGACGCTCGGCAATGGGCGTGAATCGACCGCCGAATGGATGTGTTGCGGCCCCTTGCGCAAGATCGATGAAGATGGCGTGATGACATCATACGGTTACAATACGGCACGCCAACTGATCGAAACGATTCGGGCTGCTACAGAAACGACGCCGGAAACGATTGTATCCTACATGCGCGATGCGGCGGGGCGTATTCGTGAGGAACGCCGGGATGTCGGAGCGATGACGACTCGGAAGGCAAGAAGCTACGACGGAATCGGGAGGGTAATTTATTCTACAGATGCCTTGGGCCGGGTGACGACATGGACATACAATGAAGCGCAGCGAACCACGACTCGGACGGCTCCGTCCGGGGCGACCTTGATCACGATCACCAATCCCGACGGAACTCCATGGGAGGAAAGCGGTACGGGGCAGAGAAACATTCGCTACGGTTATGAAGTCGTTGCGGATGGTATCCGGACGACGGTATCGGCGAAGACGTCCGGTGGTCAATGGGTAGCCGTGTCGCGTACCACCAGGAATGGCCTCGGAGAAACGATCCGTGAGGAACGGGCCGATACGCAGGGAGGATGGATCGTGACGGAGCATAGCTACAATGCCCTGGGGCAGCTCGTGCGAAGCCGGACGGGGCAGATGGCTCCTACCCTGTACGAGTACGATGTGATGGGGGAAGTCTCCAAACGGACCTTAGCTCTGGAGGATGTTCCCACCCCCCAGAACTCCCGGGTAGAACAAACTTCCCGGGCATACGAATCCCGTGCGGATGGGGTTTATGATTCGATTTCGACGACGACATACAACCAGAACGGGGATCCATTGGTTGAAACTGTCTCGAAACTCGTTTCTTCCTTAAGCCCGACTCTGGAAAGCAGGAAGGAAACGAAGGATATCTACGGAAAAATTACGGAAGAGTGGTCGGAATACGCCGCCCCAACCCAGCGAATGCAATATCTCAAGATTCCGACGTCGACCTTGGTGGCGTGTTCGGTGGTCGTTGATGGCTGGATTCGACAGGCAACCGACAATGTCGGTATTGAGACATCGCAGAGCAGGAGCTATACAATGACCGGCATGACGATTTCCCGTACGGATGGGCGCGGAAACACGACCGTGACGGAAGCCGATCTGGATGGGAGGACGATCAAGGTGACAGATGCGGCGGGAGCTGTCACGGTGACAGGATATGATGAGCGTTTTGATCTGCCATCCTGCATCACTAATGCCCTGGGGAATACGACATACTATGCCTACGACATCCGGGGACGCAAGACATCGGAATATGGTACGGCTATCAAGCCAGCCGTCTTCGGCTATGATGAGATGGATCATATGATTCGTCTGACGACATTCCGTGTGCCGGGAAGCGTGATCACGACAGATCCGAGTAGCCGCACCGACGGAGATACGACCAGTTGGACGTATGATGAGGCGACGGGACTTCAATTGAAGAAGACCTACGCGGACAACTCCCAGCTCGTGTACACCTACGATGCCATGAACCGCCAGAGTACACATACCCTGGCAAGGGGCATTGTCATCACCTATACTTACGATCCCTTAACGGGAGACATGACGGGGATATCTTACAGCGATGAAACCTCCAGCCGTACGTTTGTGTACAATAATCTCGGCTTGCTTGTGGAAATATGGACGGGAAATGAGATTAATTGCGAAATAAAAGTCTACAATGAATATAATCAATTGTCCTTGGAAAATTATTTCTTAGGAGAGGATGAAAGCTACCATATTTGTGCTTATGACGAATGGGGACGTATTGTTTCCGACAATTTACAAATAACGAGGAGCGGGAGTGAGAATATCTCCATCTATGAGACTAAAATTTCATACAACGAATTGGGGCAATTGTCGCGATATATCTACAATCCCGGTCAGGAGAATGAACGGGCATTTCAATTCAATTATCTGGCAGGGAGTCAATACGTTTCTTCAATCAACTTCCCGGATCCGCTTTCTTTGGAATACGCCTACGAAGTGTCGCGAGACATTTTATCCGGCATCCAGTGTCGCAATACTGCAGACGACAACGTCATTTGTAGTCGTGCTCAAAGTTATGACCTGCTTGGAAGACCGACAGGGAGAACGCAAATCCGCGAAGGTGTGACGCGCAACGACACCTTTGGTTACAACTCGTTGAATGAATTGAGCTCGGCTAATCTGGGAGGAAATCTTTTCAACTATGCCTACGATAACATTGGCAACAGAAAATCGTCGGACGAGTTTGAAGAAACCACCTCCTACCTTTCCAATAATTTGAACCAGTACACAAGCATTGGTAAGGAGGAAGAGCCAGTCTTCATTCCCACTTACGATGCGGACGGCAACCAGACAAGGATACGGACAACAACGGGAATCTGGAATGTGGTGTATAACGCTGAAAATCGTCCCGTACGGTTTTCAAGTTCCGACGGTACGCTCGTGATCGAATGCACCTACGACTACATGGGTAGAAGAACTCACAAAATTCTGAAGCGCAATGGCAAACTGGAATTCGATGAAATGTACCACTATAACGGCTACCTCCAAACAGCCGCGATCCGGGGAACAGAGATACAACACGTCATTCTATGGAATCCTACCGAAACTGTTGCCACGCGTCCTTTGGCGCAAATCAGGAACGGAAACTTCTATTACGCCGTACATGACTTCGTGAAGAACATTACCGAATGGATTACCGAGACAGGTAGTATTGAGGCAAGCTTCGATTATACTCCTTACGGTGCTATCATGAATGAAACAGGCGATCTAACACTAGGTTACATTGGGTTTTCGAGCGAGGTTATGGATAGGGAATTGGAATTGGTGTATTACAATTACCGACACCTGAATCCTATGGATGGAAGGTGGACGAGTAGAGATCCTCTTGGAATTATGGATGGCTCATTTTATGAGTATGTTTTTTCAAAAAATAATTGTATGAATCATTTTGATTTTCTTGGTTTGCTTGATTGTGATGGATCTAATGTGGGAAAAATGGAACTAACAAAAGCTTCTTTGATATTTATTATGATGAATGAAAAAGAACATTCTATAGAAGGAGAAGCAGAAGATAGTGCAAAGGATATTATGGGGAAAATAGCTGAAAATCCTAAGGAAGATATTAAGATGCCAACTATGAGTTTAGCTGGCAGTATAAAGCTTCCTGTTAAAATCATGGGAGCTATGGCAACTGCATCTTCTGGGGGGGTAGCATTACGATCAGTTAAAGCTGAAATGGAAATTGAAAGATGTTGTTGTGAGAAAGGAAAAAATGTTAAGAAAAAATTTAAGGGATCAAAAAAAGTTGATATGGGAACTGGAAGTATGGGATTTATTGATATATTAACTCAAACAATGATGGATGCTATGCTGGGAGCTGCAAATCAAATCCATGAAAAAATAAAAAATGAATGTGATAAATAA
- a CDS encoding tetratricopeptide repeat protein encodes MEQLIPLSRRTRWMIVGGLVLVVATLQYGTFRMGYNQGWEEGAATPQQKVILQSDEKAMKNLAGFMSESASGPDSLASLVKNRKERLSWIHDPVLFRDVSWGLGRDLLTQGRTDDALELLNELMPADAPLTDAARWAPRADLTASLLMRENRPVEAASFFQRAAAGYTEAAQAPRKIKALQAAGVALLADNRQDEAFKVLDIARAQAKSLDGANGRMVQARILSMMARIERTRGNADRSKALFEEALKLWPEQDGNGGSDLGSARVCMGEAFLESGRLDEAEKMLQTGLQNLRKNDADIGFTLDALRGLARIRSSQGDYEEALANLYRAEGVAMGRVDVKNNFWPCLYDQIGWTHLLRSKPAEAIGCFSRTVDFTTCPEAQVQSCEGLGRAYLEQGDPVKALLYLKQAAQLRESKFPGETVSLGRVFKNLGMAYDLSGNTPEALEAYAKAFDYLKTTPENPLFMETALCKAYAHMEKEQWQMAVDTFLAVIPLMEGEKRSENLKNMAKCYDGLNMRDKADACWKDAGFPRISAPSRRLRR; translated from the coding sequence ATGGAACAGTTGATCCCTCTTTCCCGTCGTACTCGTTGGATGATTGTCGGCGGATTGGTTCTGGTGGTTGCCACTCTGCAGTATGGGACGTTCCGCATGGGATATAATCAGGGATGGGAGGAAGGGGCCGCGACGCCCCAGCAGAAAGTGATTCTCCAAAGCGATGAGAAGGCGATGAAAAATCTGGCCGGTTTTATGTCGGAATCTGCTTCCGGCCCCGATTCTCTGGCCAGTCTTGTCAAAAACAGGAAGGAGCGCCTGTCGTGGATTCACGACCCCGTTCTGTTCCGCGACGTGTCCTGGGGACTGGGGCGCGATTTGCTGACTCAGGGACGAACCGATGATGCCCTGGAACTCTTGAATGAATTGATGCCTGCGGATGCCCCTCTTACGGATGCTGCACGCTGGGCGCCCCGAGCCGATTTGACGGCTTCTTTGTTAATGCGTGAAAACCGCCCGGTCGAAGCCGCTTCATTCTTCCAAAGAGCTGCCGCCGGATACACGGAGGCTGCGCAAGCCCCCAGAAAAATCAAAGCTCTTCAGGCTGCCGGCGTTGCTCTGCTGGCGGACAATCGCCAGGATGAAGCTTTTAAAGTACTGGATATTGCCCGAGCGCAGGCGAAATCCTTGGACGGAGCAAATGGCCGCATGGTTCAGGCTCGTATCCTTTCCATGATGGCTCGCATCGAACGAACTCGCGGGAATGCCGACCGTTCCAAAGCGCTTTTTGAAGAAGCGCTCAAACTCTGGCCGGAACAGGATGGAAATGGAGGGTCGGATCTTGGCAGCGCCCGTGTATGCATGGGAGAAGCTTTTCTGGAATCCGGACGGCTGGACGAAGCGGAGAAAATGCTTCAAACGGGATTGCAGAATTTGCGGAAGAATGATGCCGACATCGGTTTTACCCTGGACGCTTTGCGCGGCCTTGCCCGCATCCGTTCCTCTCAAGGAGACTATGAGGAGGCTCTTGCCAACCTGTACCGTGCCGAAGGTGTTGCCATGGGGCGCGTCGATGTCAAAAACAATTTCTGGCCCTGTCTTTATGATCAGATCGGCTGGACTCACCTGTTGCGCAGCAAGCCTGCGGAAGCCATCGGGTGTTTTTCCCGCACGGTGGACTTTACAACCTGTCCGGAAGCCCAGGTTCAGTCTTGCGAAGGACTGGGGCGTGCCTATCTTGAACAGGGGGATCCGGTCAAGGCTCTGCTGTATTTGAAACAGGCAGCCCAGTTGAGGGAGTCGAAGTTTCCCGGAGAAACCGTTTCCCTCGGGCGCGTCTTCAAGAATCTGGGAATGGCCTATGATCTTAGCGGCAATACTCCGGAAGCTCTGGAGGCCTATGCAAAGGCATTCGATTACTTGAAGACGACACCTGAGAATCCTCTCTTCATGGAAACGGCTTTGTGCAAGGCCTACGCCCATATGGAAAAAGAGCAGTGGCAGATGGCCGTCGATACCTTTTTGGCGGTTATTCCTTTGATGGAGGGGGAAAAACGCTCGGAAAACCTCAAGAATATGGCAAAATGCTACGATGGTTTGAATATGAGGGATAAAGCGGATGCATGCTGGAAAGATGCGGGCTTCCCGCGTATTTCCGCTCCATCAAGGCGCTTGCGCCGTTAA